In Streptomyces sp. NBC_00878, a single window of DNA contains:
- a CDS encoding AI-2E family transporter: MTATLSSTKARAALRTSARFSAELLLIFAMLAVSLWLLGRMWSVVWPLVVGLLLTTLTWPLAGFLRRHGWKPALAASAVTVLSLLVAGGVVALIAVPVASQSGELTDGVVEGIQKLRDWASGPPLNIGDDDITKAMDNAVARAQEGLGSMVTTVITGVSTIVNGVVTAVLALFLMFFFLKDGPRFLPWLARQLPGRLATDIPTVAARGWATLGSFVRSQAAVGLLDAVLIGLGLWVVGVPLVLPLAVLTFVSAFVPIIGALFAGFVAVLIALVFNGLTDALIVLAIIIVVQQLEGNVFQPMIQSRGLGLHAAVILLAVTLGGSLAGIVGSLLAVPIAALIAVVWNYVREQLSEPSQEPVPEG; encoded by the coding sequence GTGACTGCCACCCTGAGTTCCACGAAGGCCCGCGCCGCTCTCCGTACATCGGCACGTTTTTCTGCGGAGTTGCTGCTGATATTCGCGATGCTCGCGGTGTCTTTGTGGCTTCTGGGCCGGATGTGGTCGGTGGTGTGGCCGCTCGTCGTCGGCCTGCTGCTGACCACACTGACCTGGCCCCTGGCTGGTTTCCTGCGTCGTCACGGGTGGAAGCCCGCCCTCGCCGCGTCGGCCGTGACCGTGCTGTCCCTCCTCGTCGCAGGCGGCGTCGTGGCACTCATCGCCGTACCGGTGGCGTCCCAGTCCGGTGAGCTGACCGACGGCGTGGTCGAAGGCATCCAGAAGCTGCGTGATTGGGCCTCCGGGCCGCCGTTGAACATCGGCGACGACGACATCACCAAGGCCATGGACAACGCGGTCGCCCGCGCTCAGGAGGGCCTCGGCAGCATGGTCACCACTGTGATCACGGGAGTGAGCACCATCGTCAACGGCGTGGTCACCGCGGTGCTGGCGCTCTTCCTGATGTTCTTCTTCCTCAAGGACGGCCCGCGCTTCCTGCCGTGGCTCGCCCGTCAACTGCCGGGCCGGCTCGCCACCGACATCCCCACCGTGGCCGCCCGTGGCTGGGCAACCCTGGGCTCCTTCGTACGTTCCCAGGCGGCCGTCGGCCTGCTCGACGCCGTTCTGATCGGCCTGGGCCTGTGGGTTGTGGGGGTGCCGCTGGTGCTCCCGTTGGCGGTGCTGACGTTCGTCTCCGCGTTCGTACCGATCATCGGCGCCCTGTTCGCCGGTTTCGTCGCCGTCCTCATCGCGTTGGTCTTCAACGGCCTGACGGACGCGCTGATCGTGCTGGCCATCATCATCGTGGTGCAGCAGCTCGAGGGGAACGTGTTCCAGCCGATGATCCAGAGTCGTGGACTCGGCCTCCATGCGGCCGTGATCCTGCTGGCGGTGACATTGGGCGGCAGCCTGGCCGGCATCGTGGGCAGTCTGCTCGCCGTACCGATCGCCGCGCTGATCGCGGTGGTATGGAACTACGTGCGCGAGCAGCTCAGTGAGCCGTCACAGGAGCCAGTGCCCGAGGGGTGA
- a CDS encoding DUF4389 domain-containing protein — protein MVPVTASPVRIEASVDPRLSRWLWLVKWLLAIPHYIVLFFLWIGFVLVTVIAFFAILFTARYPRSLFDFSVGVLRWNWRVSYYAHTALGTDRYPPFTLADVPDYPARLDIAYPARLSRGLVLVKWWLLAIPQYIVVAMFAGGWGWGGGWDDDDGGWRGGGLMPFLSFVAVVILLFTARYPLHLFDFLVGLARWVARVTAYAALMTDQYPPFRLDMGGQEATPGPRPDSPPTAPPASPMTKS, from the coding sequence ATGGTTCCTGTCACCGCGTCGCCCGTGCGTATCGAGGCATCCGTCGATCCCCGGCTCTCCCGATGGCTGTGGCTGGTGAAGTGGCTCCTCGCCATCCCGCACTACATCGTGCTGTTCTTCCTGTGGATCGGGTTCGTCCTCGTCACAGTGATCGCGTTCTTCGCCATCCTGTTCACCGCTCGGTATCCCCGGTCCCTCTTCGACTTCAGTGTCGGCGTACTGCGATGGAACTGGCGGGTCAGCTACTACGCCCACACCGCGCTCGGCACCGACCGGTACCCGCCTTTCACCCTCGCGGATGTGCCGGACTATCCGGCGCGTCTCGACATCGCCTACCCCGCGCGCCTCTCGCGTGGCCTGGTCCTGGTGAAGTGGTGGCTGCTGGCGATCCCGCAGTACATCGTCGTCGCGATGTTCGCGGGTGGCTGGGGATGGGGCGGAGGCTGGGACGACGACGACGGCGGCTGGCGGGGCGGCGGGCTGATGCCCTTCCTCTCTTTCGTCGCCGTGGTCATCCTGCTGTTCACCGCCCGGTACCCGCTGCACCTCTTCGACTTCCTGGTGGGCCTCGCCCGGTGGGTCGCGCGGGTGACCGCCTATGCCGCGCTGATGACCGACCAGTACCCGCCGTTCCGTCTCGACATGGGCGGGCAAGAGGCCACGCCGGGCCCCCGGCCGGACTCACCGCCGACCGCGCCGCCGGCCTCCCCCATGACAAAGAGCTGA
- a CDS encoding CHRD domain-containing protein: MIVVSAVAGALVLTACNGEDAATGAGASGAAGSPTAGGHASAGSEHAAGGKTVQGAGRWDKNEENATFFTSVLNGANEVPIEGGPAVGDKDGHALALMRIQGDQVSYAFTFTGIGTPTLGHLHKGVKGVNGDVKIPFFTKKLEDGKKFVYGTVTVDDQDLLDGIKANAQNWYFNIHTAEFPGGAVRGQGYKLSPSVHVPDTMTEATLNSLVKSAE; encoded by the coding sequence ATGATCGTCGTATCGGCCGTTGCCGGTGCGCTCGTGCTGACTGCCTGCAACGGTGAGGACGCTGCGACCGGCGCCGGGGCCAGCGGCGCGGCCGGTAGCCCGACTGCCGGCGGGCACGCGTCAGCCGGTAGCGAGCACGCTGCCGGGGGCAAGACCGTGCAGGGTGCCGGCCGGTGGGACAAGAACGAGGAGAACGCGACCTTCTTCACGTCGGTCCTCAACGGTGCGAACGAGGTGCCGATCGAGGGCGGGCCGGCCGTGGGTGACAAGGACGGGCACGCGCTCGCCCTGATGCGGATCCAGGGCGACCAGGTCTCCTATGCGTTCACTTTCACCGGAATCGGGACGCCGACCCTCGGTCACCTCCACAAGGGTGTCAAGGGTGTCAACGGCGATGTGAAGATCCCGTTCTTCACGAAGAAGCTCGAGGACGGCAAGAAGTTCGTCTACGGCACGGTTACCGTGGATGACCAGGATCTGCTGGACGGCATCAAGGCCAACGCCCAGAACTGGTACTTCAACATCCACACCGCAGAGTTCCCTGGCGGTGCCGTCCGTGGTCAGGGCTACAAGCTCTCTCCCAGCGTCCACGTCCCCGACACCATGACCGAGGCGACCCTCAACTCCCTCGTCAAGAGCGCCGAGTAA